In a genomic window of Struthio camelus isolate bStrCam1 chromosome 20, bStrCam1.hap1, whole genome shotgun sequence:
- the AIF1L gene encoding allograft inflammatory factor 1-like encodes MAAARRPSGGGPRRPAQDGRLEAINQEFLCDPKFSDEEDLEEKLAVFKEKYMEFDLNNQGEIDLMSVKRMMEKMGAPKTHLELKKMISEVTGGVSETISYQDFVNVMLGKRSAVLKLVMMFEGKANESNPKPSGPPPERDIASLP; translated from the exons ATGGCGGCAGCGCGCCGCCcgagcggcggggggccgcggcggccggcgcaggACGGCCGGCTGGAGGCCATCAACCAG GAATTTCTCTGTGACCCAAAGTTCAGTGATGAAGAAGACCTGGAGGAGAAGTTGGCAGTGTTTAAAG AGAAGTACATGGAGTTTGACCTGAATAACCAAGGAGAGATTG ATTTGATGTCTGTCAAAAGGATGATGGAGAAAATGGGGGCTCCAAAGACCCATCTAGAACTGAAGAAGATGATCTCTGAGGTGACTGGAGGGGTTAGTGAGACCATCTCGTACCAGGACTTCGTCAATGTAATGCTCGGCAAACGCTCTGCTGTACTTAAACT GGTCATGATGTTTGAAGGAAAAGCCAATGAAAGCAACCCAAAACCTTCTGGCCCGCCTCCAGAGAGAGACATAGCCAGCCTCCCTTGA